In one Lolium rigidum isolate FL_2022 chromosome 3, APGP_CSIRO_Lrig_0.1, whole genome shotgun sequence genomic region, the following are encoded:
- the LOC124699905 gene encoding uncharacterized protein LOC124699905 — MALNRQRRRPPSYVLQQHSPALIPNSTDLRLERMVSPSRSRKRPSEPQATTARARKRRLAAAVASDEVAAAVAPPSTSSPWACRLPGDMVRQIARRVLAGDFLDYVRFRAVCTSWRSGTVCPRGRGVIDPHFHPRRWMMLPEGHGLYPGHGKLRGYVRFFNLDTGTFVRVKLPLFRNHCALDSVDGLLLLQRDQDTAVRLLHPFTGDITELPPLATLLTQLDNDLPVANPDPELSKWYYIRCGICASVSCTGGSIIVMLTFRRLRRLAFATSQDQQWTMPNWDIPVNRAILSFRGKLFLAQSYPSSSGSLVFQIDPPLQPGSPPLPPRLIATCPADKLYCGFHLVECDSQILLVGHNDSSWSHFVIYKLEDLILERFTPVKSIGDRALFLENKCLSVSSKVLPTVMSETVVYNHPTDRSFAQYHLNTGAWSRPIDTCSLNGCNPGPRSLIQHVITCCIRDVWNKGLLCSEKESREAGLLFWKVKRKLRFWS; from the exons ATGGCACTGAAccgccaacgccggcgaccccccTCATACGTTCTCCAGCAGCATTCACCAGCTCTAATTCCCAACTCCACTG ATCTACGATTGGAACGCATGGTGTCACCGTCGAGGTCTAGGAAACGCCCTTCCGAGCCGCAGGCCACGACTGCGCGCGCAAGGAAGCGCCGCCTTGCCGCGGCGGTGGCCTCAGATGAAGTTGCTGCCGCGGTTGCACCCCCGTCCACCTCTTCCCCCTGGGCATGTCGTCTTCCAGGGGATATGGTTCGCCAGATAGCGAGGCGCGTGCTAGCCGGCGATTTTCTGGATTACGTCCGCTTTCGCGCTGTTTGCACCAGTTGGAGGTCCGGCACCGTCTGCCCGCGCGGCCGCGGCGTCATCGATCCACACTTCCACCCGCGCCGCTGGATGATGCTGCCGGAGGGTCACGGTCTCTACCCCGGGCACGGCAAGCTGCGCGGCTATGTCCGTTTCTTCAACCTTGACACGGGAACCTTCGTCCGAGTCAAGCTCCCGCTTTTCAGGAACCACTGCGCTCTTGACTCTGTCGACGGCCTCCTTCTTCTCCAGAGAGACCAAgacaccgccgtccgcctcctccacccTTTCACAGGAGACATTACTGAGCTCCCACCGCTCGCCACCCTCCTCACTCAGCTGGACAATGATCTTCCTGTTGCAAATCCCGATCCCGAGCTGTCAAAATGGTACTACATCAGATGCGGTATATGCGCTTCCGTTTCCTGCACCGGTGGATCCATCATCGTCATGCTTACCTTCAGGCGTCTGCGGCGTCTGGCCTTCGCTACCTCCCAGGACCAGCAATGGACCATGCCAAACTGGGATATCCCGGTTAATAGGGCAATCTTGTCATTCCGAGGCAAGCTATTCTTGGCGCAATCTTATCCTAGCTCTAGTGGATCATTGGTTTTCCAGATTGACCCTCCCCTGCAGCCTGgttcgccgccgctgccgccaaggcTGATCGCCACATGTCCGGCAGATAAGCTCTACTGCGGTTTCCATCTGGTAGAGTGCGACTCGCAGATCCTGCTTGTTGGCCATAACGATAGCTCTTGGTCGCACTTTGTGATTTACAAACTTGAGGACCTTATCTTGGAAAGATTTACCCCGGTGAAAAGCATTGGTGACCGTGCTCTCTTCCTAGAGAACAAGTGCCTCAGTGTCTCCTCTAAGGTGCTGCCTACTGTCATGTCTGAAACTGTTGTCTACAACCATCCAACTGATCGTTCTTTTGCACAATACCATCTCAATACTGGTGCTTGGTCTCGACCAATCGACACGTGCAGTCTAAATGGCTGTAACCCGGGTCCTCGTAGCCTCATCCAGCACGTCATTACCTGCTGCATTCGCGATGTCTG GAACAAAGGGCTGTTATGTTCGGAAAAGGAATCAAGGGAAGCTGGATTGCTTTTTTGGAAGGTGAAGAGAAAGCTCCGTTTTTGG TCATAA